A genome region from Candidatus Poribacteria bacterium includes the following:
- a CDS encoding type II toxin-antitoxin system HicB family antitoxin — protein MYRHYPIVIHKDSDSDYCVTVPDLPGCITAGDTLEEAQNQAAEAIQCHIEGMLLDGEPIPEAKEIPFHQDNPDYADGVWKSITIVLPDISEIRVSRPGRIRKFFQWFSQTTQILR, from the coding sequence ATGTATAGGCATTACCCTATTGTGATTCACAAAGACTCAGATAGTGACTACTGTGTAACCGTTCCAGACCTACCCGGTTGCATAACGGCTGGCGATACACTTGAGGAGGCACAAAATCAAGCAGCCGAAGCTATTCAATGCCATATTGAGGGCATGCTACTTGATGGTGAACCAATTCCTGAGGCAAAAGAAATTCCATTCCACCAAGATAATCCAGACTATGCTGATGGGGTGTGGAAATCCATAACAATAGTTCTGCCCGACATTTCCGAAATTCGGGTCTCTCGCCCTGGTCGGATTCGGAAATTTTTTCAGTGGTTCAGCCAAACGACGCAAATTTTGCGGTAA